The segment GGGATACATCATTAAATGTTCCTGACATGTCAATTTGCTACATCGACAGGTTGAAGCTGTTAGAAATGAGCAACTCGTCTGTATTGCTAAGCCCCAAAGGGGATATACAGGATATGGTACATATGCAGAAAACACCCTATACTAGAGAGTAAATACACAACTATGCATATGCATCTAACAGAAGCTAATACTGTGTTTTTCAATGAGGTTATCATTTTGGGATGCAGGAATATTTGGACACAAAGAAATAAATGTACTTCAATACCACCCAACAAGCAAAGATGGAAAAGACTATTTCCATCTAATTTGCAGTGGTTGAAACTTAGAGCACCTAAACTAATGGTTGAACCTTTTTGCTGATTGTATTGGTTAAAATCGCTCCATTGAAGGAAACATATCAATCTATATGAAACCATAAAGCACACAATTGTAATTACAGTTCCAAAAGAAAATTTGAAGTACCAAACTGTACATCATTCAGCTTTACCTATCAATAATTTTCAGACGCCCTCCAGGCAGCCACAAACCTATGTCTCCAGTATGCAACCAACCATCCTCTTCAATGACCTCTCTTCTGCAGGTTTTCAAATGCATTTATCAAAGGTCagtttatatatttaaaaatgcAAATAGAAGTGCGAGGATAGCAACTTACGTTTGGACTTCGTCTTTATAGTAACCACGGAATATTATAGGCCCCCTAACACAAATTTCTCCACGAGGATATGGTTGATCCTCTGAAGTATAGTTCATTTCTGGGACATCCACAAGTTTAACCTCTGAAGATGAAAACAGAATTTGCATTATGAAAGAGTGTGAACAATGTACATAAACAAACTTCATATAAATCAAAACCCACATAAATACATCCACAAGTAATTAAATGTAAATATACTTCATGAGAATTTACTGTCAACATATAGCAACTTTTAGCCACGCAAATTTAATTATATCCTTGAACCTTCAAACACAAAGCTTACCACAAGAAGGATTTGGAGATCCAACATGACCAATTAATTTATCACCAATATCCATTGTACTGATGACACAAGATGTCTCCGTCATCCCATACCCTTCAAGAACTTCACCACCGAAGCATCTACAAAAGTTTAACAGCATTTATTATTAGCAAAGCCAAGTTCCATGTAATAATCACGCCCGTCAAGGGAGCCCAGAAGAATTCATCTTACATTCTTAGAAATTCCATGACATCTGGCGACAATGGAGAAGCCCCTGAAAACATAAGTCTCACTCGTCCGCCAAGCCTAGCTTTTATTTTGTTAAATACCAACTTGTCCCACATTGACGATGGATTTTTCCCTAATAGAATGTGTAGAAGTAACATCTCGTAATACATGTAGGagtcaaaatttgatcaaatggcagaatataaatgaaaaaattgcaTCTTTCAGAGTTTCAGTCCAGTTGAACTTCAAAATGATTCAATTATGGCTAACAAACAGGAATAAAACAAAATCAAGATGATTATTAGATAAAGTTTCAAACTTATGAGTTCTAATTATGTGCTTATTAGAAATAGTTTGCAATGTATAAGCTATGACTATGTGCTATATGTGAGGAAACCCTGAAGACGCTATAAAAGCTTCCAGTTTGCATTTGTCAGACATATCAGCCCTTTTCATTTAGAGTGAGCTATATGAAAACTTTTTGCACTTGCAAGTCAAAATGGTCACTGACAACTTTGATATTTCTAACTTGCAAAGTATAACTGGCAACCAGGAAATAGTGACATCAAAAGTTCAATTTCCTAGATACCAAATGATAGGATCCTAGGATTATTAGAAGGGATAAACACCACCAAGAGGATAGCCAGACGGCGTCGGCTGTTAGGGGAGAGATTATACTATTGGAGGGACAAattaattcttctttgcttgattacaaGAGGTGGCAGGCGTGTGCCTTATATAGGCCTAACTCTAACAACTTGACTAACAAACTCTAGATAGGATAAGAACTTAACAAACCAATAGATATAATAAATAATCTATCGTAACCTCCCTGATCTCGTGCTACAGTGCAGTGATACTTTCGCGTGCGCGAACAGTAATTTCTGAGCATAGCATAGGGCTGTTTATAAAGACCTAAGGCATTAGAAAATTTAAGAAACTTTTAGGAATTTAGACCTAAGGCATTAGAAAACGAAGAAACTCAGAAAGCACAAAGGCCGAAATATGAGTTCGCTAAAATGTACTGCACAATCGACTACTTCCTGCCATACTGGCCTGATCCAGTTTCTGCTCCAAAACGGAAAACGGGACCTTGGTCACATAGTGTCATCTAAAGTCTAAACATTATCTGGACAGAGAGGAAAAAATCTGATTTAATTGTGACTTAAAGGAGGAAATGTGTATTTAAACGCAGGTATTTTGATCAGGCTGAGGAGACCATTCAGCATTTGTTAATTTCTTGTGTGGTTGCTAGACAGATTTGGTTCAGCACTCTTCAGAAGGTCGGTCTGCAGGTTGTTGCTCCACGGCCTGACAATTCGGTTTTCTCTAGTTGGTCGCTAAAACAAGTGGATAAACAGCTCAAAAATTGTCTGAATTCTCTTATTATCCTAGTCGCTTGGGAAATCTGGAAGCATTGGAATGACTGCATTTTCAATGGAGTTTCACCTGATTTCGAGTTGGGGGTTCATGTCGTGGCTGTGCAAGGGTCGCTTTGGAGTGCGGCTGGAGCCTTAGACCTTCAGGCTCTTTTAGCTGGGTCTTAGGTTTTCGTTGTctgatctttcttcttctttttctgtgGCTTGTCTGCTtcttgtgttgttgtttttctttttgttgtgtgttttgtGTTGTTCGTGTTGGTTGTACTGTGTTTCCtcttctttaatgaaatgacaTGCAGCTCTCCtacgtgttcgagaaaaaaagcCTAGGTATTTTGATAAGCAAAATGCTAAATTATTATTAAAACTTAAGAGTGAAATTCTCATATGAAACTGTCAGTTTAATAAAGTCTAAATTGATGATAAGACTACTAGAGGGTCCGCACTTTAACTTATGGTGAACTCAttgtttcattaaaaaaatattggatATATATGCTTTGTTGCTTTTGAACTTCTAGAAAGACAGCCTTCCATTGAAATCCATCAAGCTAACGAGTAAAGGTGCCATAGTAAAAGTAACATGTAACCGTAGTCCATATAAGATGAATTATGTAACAAACAAACTGGTGGGTCCATGCCAACTCTTCTATTGAACAGACAACTCAGAACTACCAATTTGTGCATATCCCATGAACAGCAGTGTGATTTACCATTGACCCAATAAGCTACACAACCTGCTTTGATTCTATGCTTCAATAGTAACTATTACCTTATGAAGAAATTCTGTTAATTGGTTTCTAAGGTGTAAATGACAAACTGAAACGGAATGTAACTTCGATGAACTCTATAACGTTCTTACCATTTATAATCGCTTGCCTCTTGGCATTGTATGCAGCATGAAACAATCTTTCTTTCAACCCTCCAGACTCCTTCACAGCATGTGTAATTCTACAGAGTAAATACGCAAGTAGTTTGTTAACAGTACCGAAAAGGAAGAAACAATAACCTTACAAATGATGTGACTAGCGATAGTCACACCAAACATGAAAATATCAAATTACTGATATAGTTATATTACGCAGCATAAATTCTGTTATATAACCGGGGAACACTTGCAAATACTGTTGGTCTCAAAGCTGCCAGATCATCCATTAGCTTCAAATTATCCTGGAAGTCAATGTAATATACTTATAAAAAAGATGATAAAGAACTCAGAACTAGAGGCAAAATATAATTACAGCATGTGATAAGTAAAGATGCACATTTGCTATTTGATAAATGCTGCAGAAACTGTTTGTTTCCTACAAATCAACAAATCAATGGGGGGTGACCTTGCATCGGTGTCATTGATTGGGACGGTGTGGACCAGGGAAGTCAGCAATGAGGTAGAAAATTTGGTGGTACATTGGTGGGGGTAGGTATAGGTGAGCAGCATAAAAGTGTGGTGAACAAAGTAATGTGTGCCAACATAATGGATCCATTCTGTCTCATTACAAATACTACAATTGGATTTGGGTTGTTAGAATACTATCTTGAACATGAAAGATCCTTCATAAGATCCATCTGTGGTCTTCAATTAATCTCTGAAGTCTGAATGGCCCACAGCTTTGATAAGAAGTCATCCAAACTAGAAACAACTTGAGTGTGAAACACTGCATTAGATGATCCTATCCTGCTCCTATGTCTACTATTAACTTATACAAGCAATTATATTATCAGTTAGTTTTCTGAATGCAGGCATGGTTGTCATGGCATCGTGTACGACCCAAGGCGCCCCAGGGTGAACAACATAGAACTTCTGGAGAGCATGCCTTGCCTCGCCGAATTAGGCGAGCAGCAGCCAGAACTTCTGGATCCATGGAGAGCTGCTGGGCAACTGCCTTGGATGGTAGAGGGGCGTTGTAAAGAGTAGGTCTGTGAGAGTGAGAGAATGAAAAGAGGTGGACGAATAGACATGGAGCCCTAGCCACCGCCACTCATCTTGCTGGACACCGGTAGGCCTCCCTGCCTCCTATCCCTCCAGCACGAACTCTCTGTCTCAAGGTCCCATTGCCACTGTGTCCAGCACGCAATCACCATCAAGCTCCAGCCCTCTGTCGCCTCCAGCTCACCCACGCTGTCCTCTACCTCCAGATCCAGGTATGGTCCACTGCCTCCACTTCTCGTCTCATATGCTGCATCTTTGTGATCCGTTCAGCTTCTTTCTTTTGTGCTCTGCTCAGCTTATTTCTATTGTGCTCCGCTCGGCTCTGCTTCTATCTTCTCTGTTATGCAGTCCTGctacttcttctcttctcttctcttcttatCTGTTCTGCACATCACCTGCTGCTCTCTTCTGCTCCTTGGTTTGTGCCTCTGTCTCTCTTCTACAGTTCTACTATTCCTCTATACTCCGATATCCGTGCCATTTTTCTCACCCTATGTTGCCTGGGCAATGCATAGGTGCTCGCCTAGTCGACTAGGAGTCAAGAGGAGCCTAGGAGGTGCCATGGAGCATGGACCATGGTCAACTACTCGGCCATGACAACCATGAATGCATATTAAAATTGTTCTGAGGATTACATAGTtaccaaaataaaaaatgctaaGAACTATAATGCTATCTAGTTTCGGATCTGCATACCCCTTGGTAGAATCCAACAGCAACACCATAGTGAAGCAATGCAGCCTGGTTAGCCCTCTCGTAGATGTGAGCCAGAGGTAGATATGAGATATACCTGAGAAGAGTGATCCAAATAACTACTTTCAATATTAAGAGCGGGCGCAAACTGAATAACCTATTGTAAAAAGAAGCAGTTCTAGGTTGAATGTAAACTACTCACACATCAGAGGGGTAAAACTTAATATCCAGGCTTGATCCTGCTACATTTGCGATTAAGTTCTCGTGAGAAAGAACAGCTCCCTGGGCAAACATTGACATCCAGATTCACAGCTTCGAAAGGTAAAGGTAGAAGAGTTTCCTGATGGAGCAAAGAATAATCAGAAGGGTGAATGATTTACCTTTGGTGCGCCAGTAGTGCCACTAGTGTAGCAGATAGTGGCTACATCTTCAGGTTTTGGAGGACGAAAAGGTTGAGGATTCATCTTTCCCTGAGTAGAAGAACGAAAGGAGTTCAGAAAACAGGTGAACACGATAAAATAGGAATTAGCACTAACTAAATGTAATAAGATCTTTTATTCAAAATCAAAACACTAGAGACAATGTAGTGTTAAGGACAGTTCCCCATAAACaggaatttttttaagagaaattCAAAGATCAGTTAGCAAGCCCACCTCATAGTGTAGTCTGGAGTAAGTACTAATTTCCAGCCTGGTAGTTGCAGGTGCAGATGGCATCTTTGCATCATCTCCACCAACTACCTATACAAAACAAGTtaggaaaaatagaaaaatacaggAAAGATTGTTAAACGATTATGACTGGTGCATATAGCATTTATAATTGTAAATGGTCCAGACTTACCACAATAAGGTGAACACAAGGCATTTGAGTTATAAAGCTTAAAAGCTGCAATCAAAAGATAAATGCAAGTAAAGCAAACGATTCGAAATCAGAATACACTTTTCAGTATATATCATGATACAGAAATTTCTAATTATATAAAGTTGAGGTAAGATATTGAAAGCTCACAGTGCTTAGTGTTTGAGGCACGCAGAAAATAACTTCTACTGCTGCATGGTTCACGATGAATTGAACTGCATCTGGACCTACAGAAAGTATATTACACAAAAACTGTTATTAGATTAATGAAAAAAGCATGAATGATCATTCTTTTATGTAAACATACCAAGAGTATCATAAAGTGGCACAGATACATATGAATATGCAGCACAAGCATGGTCAACTATGATCCACTCGGGTCTGTTTATAAAATACAGACCAATGCATGCACCCtgattcagaaaaaaaaaagaatgtttaAAGTAAGTTCAAATAAATTCACCATAGGATGCTATAAGTGCTATATCAAAATGTCAATGTGTGACAAGATATCAGCTTATTAATagtcaaaaacaaaagaaaaagagtgtCTTGAGATCATGATGACTCACTTCAGGTATTCCATGATAAATGAGACCAGAACCTATTGCAGTTCTGCTCGTGCTAGCTTCTCCATATGTCATCCATTTGTAGCTGCAATGTTATTTGTCGCTTAAAAGAGTTACACAGTGctagataaaaaagaaaagaaaaaatgtcGGAAAAATAATATGGCATGCATCAGATAACCAATCCTTACTCTCCAGCTGTTCCATCTGCGCCGATTCTTGTACCCAGATATCTACAATCTCTAAAAGTCTCAACTGCATACCTGTGTAATTTGGCATACATAGGTCATTTTGCCTGGGAGAAGGTTaaagtaataaatatttttcttatcaaTCATATAGTCTGCACAATAAATATACTTCAGCAGCTTTCATAAAACCAACAGCTAAAAACTTATGCATTCAAGTTTTGTCCAGCTCTTAGTTTGGCAAGctaagccccccccccccccctccccacaAAAAAAATGCCTAGATATAATTTTCCACATCCAGGGCTTCCGTAAAAGAACAATTAAAAGTGACTCACTTGGATATTACATTTTTCATTTAGGTTTTGCCAGGAATCCCTCCTGACAAATTCAgaaagcaaaaataaagaatTAACGATAGCTTCCTATGGAAACTAAGAGCAAGTATTTTGTTTTGCCTAACTCCATCATTTTAGCAGAAGACCTCAGTAATAATTTAAAAGACTGTCGCAGCATGACATTACACTCTCAAATTTGCTAATAATTGGAAACAATAATTTGATGGCAACATTGGAAATAACCAAAGTATCTAACAAAGTCGAGATGAGAATCTGTTACAATTTAAAAAGATCGAGTTGGTTGATGCCTTAATGGTGGTGGCCATGGTACACTCTTCCCTTCCCTCACACTATCACAGTTCATCAGGGGGAAAAAACGCcagaaaatataatattttattacaaaAGTCGCTCTGCGACAAACTTCCTCCACATCTATCTCCTATAGCAAACTCTACCCTCTATACTAACAAACTAATGGATAAATTGTTTTTTCAGCTTGGTAAATTCTCAAATAGCGCCATCATTTTATTGATCCATTTCAATTTGCAACGTATGGGCATTCAACTATAGTTACGAAATTAAAATAAGATATTCAAAGAGAGATGTTGAGAATTCTTACACAAAATTATCATGCAGCGTTCCAATGTCAGGAGTACCAGGAAATCTGTTTATTAACCTTAAAGGCGAATGTGCAGATCTGCAAGATGGAAACAGCATATGAGGCTATGAGCTAGCGCATAAGCAAAATGCATCTTAACATGTAAATAACCTACCGgtacacgttccactttccggTTTGCAACTTCTCAGGGAGAACAACACTGTAGCCTTGCACTGTGGATAAAAAACATATGTATAATGAATTACAAATAATAATTTGTTTCAAAATAAGCTATGTTTCAAACCAAAAAAATCATTGTTGTCTAAGAAAGTTTCCAAGTTAACTGAAACATGCACAGTTGAAATTGGGATGGTATAGGATGGGCCAATGCATCACAGGAAAACGATCAGGTGTGAAACAGTTAGTAATAAAACATTTATATCCATATTTTACATCCCCAAATCAGTGCAAAAGCGACGAATCCGTTCCCACAAACAGGCACGCGCGCGAAGCAATGGTGATTGGTCGTCCTCCGCCATAAAGGGCGCGGAACCCCGCAGACCCCATCGGATCCCACGCGCAATCAATCCAAGCCGCGGCATCGCGCCTCGGgtggttgggggggggggagagagacgTACCGTGGGCGTACTCGCCGGCGGTGGGATTGGCGGCGAGGTCGCAGCCTCCGGCGGACGCCGGCGGCTGGAGGTGGGCGGAGACTGCGCGGAGCCGGCGCTCGGCGGCGCCCATTGAGGATTGCTCCTGCTCCTTCCGCGCCATGGCTTTCGTGCTCAGCTCGGTTCCTCCGTCCGTCTCTGCCGAAGCGTGGGGGGTCGCTCTCCTCCGATTTGGACAGGTTCTGTTAGAATAAATCTACCATATCCGATCGTCTGCTTGCGTGTGCCCGTCGGCAATCCCAAGTCTAGCGGAGTGGACCGAGCAGCAACGTGGGCTTGGGGCCTTTCGGTGGAGGATATGGGCGGAGAAGACCTGAGTTggttgcggcggcggcgtgctcgGGTGACGCCATTGCCCATTGGGAGCAACTTGCCATATGATTATAGGATTGGCATATTCTGAGAGCCGGTAAAAACAATACGAATCCCAATGGGTGCAGCAGAGCTGCAGAGGTACCTCGCGTCGTCTCTCCGGGCGATCCAACCGCCCGCCCAACAACCCCCGTCCCCTCACCTTCCTCGGCCGTAGCCGCCGCCAGCTAGCTGCGGTGGCGGCCTCCCCTCCATAGACGATTAATAAAATCGATTAtgcaaataattatttaaaataagaaTTCCTAATTATCAACTATGCGCAATGCGAGAttttatataaatttaagtCTCATTATCTTCCGTCTTTATTCTCAGGAAAAGATATGTCTAAATCTAATTGTAAAGATCTCAGTTACGGTAGATTGGAGCACAGACATTCTTCCACCCAGCACTCGATCATATCCTGTTGCTTCCAGCTCTAGGCCTCTGGCACCGGCATGCTCATCCCTCGTGTTGCTGCTCCTCTGGCACCGGCATGCTCATCTCTCGTGTTGCTGCTCCTCTGGCACCGGCATGCTCGCCTGCCGGTAAttttcctcctcgtcgtcgtccggcTACTGTGTGGGCAGTGCGTGGCGAGAGAGAGGGCGGACATGGTCAACCCAGAGCCAGCCGAAAATGCAGCGCTGATGGAAGGTGTGGGAGCAGAGCATCGCCTTGAGCTTGTCCTCCGCGTCCAAATCCAAAGCAAGGTTGCCTCGTTTTTCCTCCTTGTCTCTCAATGACTGCCCCCATTGATCAGGCCAATTAACCGCTTGACTGAAAATGCACTTCGCATCGATGCTCCTGAAATTTGAAATTGAAGTCTCGGGGTTTACCGTTGTTAATATTTTTGGTCCAATTTTCCTTATAAACAGGGTTAATTTTATTCTTCTTTAATAGCATTGGTATCACTAGTGCTGTTCTctcaggatttttttttaaatctcaATATGCCTCTGGCGTGACCTTATGTTaaatttaaccaaaaaaaaggaaatatcaTATGCGCAAAATTATATTGGTGAACATATGCACAAACTAAATCACACAACCCACGTAACGCACTCCGCCTACCTCGTGTAGCTGGCCCTCACCTCCTGCAGGCCCATCTTAATGTATCACGTCTATACTAATCTATGGTAATATATAAGAATCACCGTTTGAATATGGAACATTTGATGTAAGCTAATATAAGTACCAGTCGAGTGGAGAACATTTGACCTCCATTGTCGATTGTCTTTGATTGAAAGGTTCAAATTTAGAGTTGATATCCTCTTAAAATTGAGGAGATAATTAACGCCCTTCCCTACAAACTTTATTCCTCCGACCACTCCTAAaattaagaaggtaaattacggGATCAAATAGTATAGTAGCGCATTCAGTTTTGTAGACTAATGGTGGTTAATTGATTGATAAATGATAACTATTATTAATTGTTACATTGCTTAAACAAATAGCTTTAGAAATTCGATGTAGTATGATTGTTTGTCTCTGCAGCAGAGATGATTGTTTGTCTCTGCAGCAGAGGCGGAGCCACGAGCCAGGGCTTGGCGACCCTTGTTCGTTGCCCGGGCTTCGCCTCGGCCCACTAGTGAGATCTAGTTGGGCTGGGAAAGTCCAGAACAAAGTGTGGACCAAACGAAGAGTAGGGATCGTCCTCATTACAAAACCGTATGGCGTAGGCCG is part of the Phragmites australis chromosome 12, lpPhrAust1.1, whole genome shotgun sequence genome and harbors:
- the LOC133886806 gene encoding long chain acyl-CoA synthetase 6, peroxisomal-like isoform X2, encoding MARKEQEQSSMGAAERRLRAVSAHLQPPASAGGCDLAANPTAGEYAHVQGYSVVLPEKLQTGKWNVYRSAHSPLRLINRFPGTPDIGTLHDNFVYAVETFRDCRYLGTRIGADGTAGDYKWMTYGEASTSRTAIGSGLIYHGIPEGACIGLYFINRPEWIIVDHACAAYSYVSVPLYDTLGPDAVQFIVNHAAVEVIFCVPQTLSTLLSFITQMPCVHLIVVVGGDDAKMPSAPATTRLEISTYSRLHYEGKMNPQPFRPPKPEDVATICYTSGTTGAPKGAVLSHENLIANVAGSSLDIKFYPSDVYISYLPLAHIYERANQAALLHYGVAVGFYQGDNLKLMDDLAALRPTVFASVPRLYNRIYAAITHAVKESGGLKERLFHAAYNAKRQAIINGKNPSSMWDKLVFNKIKARLGGRVRLMFSGASPLSPDVMEFLRICFGGEVLEGYGMTETSCVISTMDIGDKLIGHVGSPNPSCEVKLVDVPEMNYTSEDQPYPRGEICVRGPIIFRGYYKDEVQTREVIEEDGWLHTGDIGLWLPGGRLKIIDRKKNIFKLAQGEYIAPEKIENVYAKCKFIAQCFIYGDSFNSSLIAIVAVEPEVLKAWAASERIQDFASASFTTTPSSITIIQSI
- the LOC133886806 gene encoding long chain acyl-CoA synthetase 6, peroxisomal-like isoform X1, with product MARKEQEQSSMGAAERRLRAVSAHLQPPASAGGCDLAANPTAGEYAHVQGYSVVLPEKLQTGKWNVYRSAHSPLRLINRFPGTPDIGTLHDNFVYAVETFRDCRYLGTRIGADGTAGDYKWMTYGEASTSRTAIGSGLIYHGIPEGACIGLYFINRPEWIIVDHACAAYSYVSVPLYDTLGPDAVQFIVNHAAVEVIFCVPQTLSTLLSFITQMPCVHLIVVVGGDDAKMPSAPATTRLEISTYSRLHYEGKMNPQPFRPPKPEDVATICYTSGTTGAPKGAVLSHENLIANVAGSSLDIKFYPSDVYISYLPLAHIYERANQAALLHYGVAVGFYQGDNLKLMDDLAALRPTVFASVPRLYNRIYAAITHAVKESGGLKERLFHAAYNAKRQAIINGKNPSSMWDKLVFNKIKARLGGRVRLMFSGASPLSPDVMEFLRICFGGEVLEGYGMTETSCVISTMDIGDKLIGHVGSPNPSCEVKLVDVPEMNYTSEDQPYPRGEICVRGPIIFRGYYKDEVQTREVIEEDGWLHTGDIGLWLPGGRLKIIDRKKNIFKLAQGEYIAPEKIENVYAKCKFIAQCFIYGDSFNSSLIAIVAVEPEVLKAWAASERIQYEDLRQLCADPRARAAVLADMDSIGKEAQLRGFEFAKAVTLVAEPFTLENGLLTPTFKVKRPQAKAYFAKEISDMYEQLRETESARPKL